The segment GAGGCGGTTGGACACCTCTTATCTTTCCCGGACGGGTTGAACGAAGCGATCGAGACCCTCAAGTCTCGCTATGGAAGGCCCGACTTGATTGTTGAGTCCGTCATACGGAAAATAAGGTGTATGGCTGCTCCCAAGATGAACGATTTGCCCAGCTTGGTGGAGTTTGGGTTCGCTGTGAAACGTTTGCTCGGAGCAGTTAGGGCGTCGGGGCTGCATGCCTATATGTACGACGTAACGTTGTTGAAGGAACTTGTGAAGAAGCTGCCACCAGTCATCTGTATCGATTGGGCGTGGACCACAAGAAGGATGCGTGAGGTAACGTTGATGGAGTTTGGACGGTGGATTGGTGAGCTGGCGAGTGATTTGTGCCGTGTCATTGATATGACGCCCGTCCTGGGGGGACACGATACGGCACCTCGACATCCTGACCCGCTTCCAAAACGACAGCAGTTCCAACACCAACCGTTCCAGAATCGTCGAAGTCCGCCTGATCGATTCCAGCCCTCTCGACCAATTCAGATGGAATCGAACGGCACGGGGCGAGCATATCCAGCCTACTGCAACGTGACAGTCCTGCAAGAGAAGAACGTTAGTGACCCGACTCCACAGATCGACATACCTGAATCGATGCCAGCCTGCGTCGTCTGCGGTGAGAGCTGCGGATCGCTGTCACAGTGCGAGAAGTTCATGGGAACTACCGTAGCTGCAAGGAGAGCATTTGTGAACGAGCGAAGGATGTGCAGGAAATGCCTCGGTTACCACGCTGGCAAATGCCGTGCTCCACCGTGTGGAGTAGATGGATACGGCGTTCAACATTACTAGCTGTTGCACGCGGAGGACACATCATCCGgtatcagccgccgccagggtCAACAAACTGGGCCAACAGGTAACAATCCGGGGTCTTTTGCTAACGTTCTAACCCACGCAGGAACAAATGATGGGGCGATCCTCAAATACGTGCCGGTGTCTCTTCATGGACCAGCTGGTCGTGTAGATACGTACGCCTTTCTTGCTGATGGGTCTACATCGACACTCATGGATGAAGGACTAAGGGACGAACTTGGTTTAACTGGCACACCTCATCCGCTGAGTCTAAAATGGACGGGAGGAGTGACCAGAGAAGAGGATAATTCGGAGAGGCTGCAAATACGTATGTGCGGCTACGACGAGTCACCGACAGATGAACTGACACACGTGCACACCGTGAAGCAACTTGCGCTACCTGCACAGTCAGTCGACGTAGTTCAACTGGCCGCCAAGTACCCGCACCTGAGGGGACTACCTGTGAGGCCATATTCGCGGGCTGTGCCTCGCATACTCATCGGAGCAGATAACTGCCATTTGGGACAACCGTTGAAGACTGTGAAGGGCAAACACGGTGAACCGGTCGCTTGGAACACCAGCTTGGGTTGGGTCATTTACGGTCCTTGCGATGATCGAGACGATCAACATGCCACCTCCATGAAGACATCCTCCTGCAGTAGGCAACGGACCACGCCGAGCTGGACAACAGTGGGACACCGAGCGACAAAGCACTCGACCGAAAATCGATCTTTCCGTCGACCCGGGACCGCCTTGCAAGGCTGCGGTGCCGCAGCGGTATGTATATCTAAAAGGAAATAACGTATTTAATCCCGTTGTAGACGACCGAGCTTACGGAAAGGTAAAGGCACACTTAGCTGAAGAACGCGGCGGAAGAGTGGGCAACAATGCTTCGACCGATCGTCGGTTCTATCCGGTGACAAAATGGTCCGATCCTTCCGTGATACACGAGAAACCGCAAGACGAGGCGGCCGTGGGGCGATTTAGAAAACCAGCATATAAGTGTAGCTTCTATCCGTTGGGGGGACCACCGCATAGCAACTGCGAGGAAACTGCCAAACACTCGGTTAGGAAGGGCCGTAAAACGATCCACCGTCTCGGCAATCGTGTGCACATATGTCCGGTGCACAAGTTACAGGCTTGTAATAACTTACGCAATGATTTTAGGCACAGGAAAATAATTGTTCGGAAAACAGCACGGGATCACGGCATACCACGAGGTAGTTTGCAATAAGGAGAcagaatgtaaacaaatgcacGCGTTTTTATGACAGGTCACACAAGGAAGTGAAGCCACAGCTAAAATGACGCAAGGTGATTAAAGGCAGATAAGCTGTGGTACACTTGGAGGGACAATGTTGGAATCTCGCGTTCcaactacctgtcataaacgggACGTTTTAAAACGAGCGACCAGTACACGAACAAGGCACGAAGCGTAACAGGAAAAAAGCGTTAAAAAGGGCCGCAAGATAGGAACGTCCCCTTTTCTAAACCAATCGCGGAAAAACGGACAAATTTTTTGGCGCGTAATATTACCATAATAAATCGTTTTTGGCAAGAGATTTCATCCGCTTTGGTTTTAGTTCCCAACACTTGGTGTTGCAGTTTCGAAGGGAATGACAGCAGCCAATTACGGAATATTGTATCATTCGCCAAGTGCGAGTGACTCAAGGATTGTAGACATTTTGGAAGAATGGTTAGATCGGTTCTTGAATTTTAGCAAACTTAACATTATCGTCGATGATTTCAATATTGACTGGACGAATATTGAAAAATCTGCGAAATTGAAAAGCTTAATGGATTCAGTAAAAGATAAtgaacagaacaaaaagatAATGAATTCACACGAATTGCTGGGCAGAGCAGAACATTGATCAATCAGGTTTACAGTAGCACAGACTCAATCAAGGTCACTACAGATCCGTTATTAAAAATATCGGATCATGAAACACTTGTTTTGAATATAAACGTGAAACGTGGTGAAACGATTCAACGAAAATTTAAATGCTGGAATAGGTACTCGAAATTTGCTCTTTGCAATCATGTGTCACAAGGTTTAAGGCAAGAAGCACCGAGCTTCTACGAAGCTGCAGACTTGGAACACATTGAAAAAAGCTATGGGCACCTTGGTTGAAGAGAAGACAATCTTGTCAAGAGAGACTAGTAGGTTGAGAGACTTTGGAACTTAGCCGTGCGAAACGGAAAAGAGACGAAGCATACCAACATTTTATTAGATCAAACTCAGGCTACAATTGGACTGAATACACTAGTCTAATGAATACATATAGCAGCAATCTCAAAACTACTGGTAGAAATTACTTTATTTTTGAGATATCTAAGCATAAAGGAAATAGCAAGGAGTTGTGGAAAGTGCTTAAAACTTTACTAAGGCCAGAGGAATCACGCGTTTATGTTGTAAAATTTAATGGGTTGGTAGAATCGGAAGATTCAACAATATGCCAGAAATTCAATTTGGTTTAGATTAGTGTTTTAGATATAAATCAAAACTTTGCTGATGCCAGAGCGCCTGATTCTTTGTTTGGTAATGATGCTACAGGAAACCAATTCAAATTTCAGAAAATTACaaaagagaaattaaaaactatttgtttCAGCCTGTCCAAAACAGCGGGTatacacagcaaattttcaaatccggcttcagtaaagttttttactgaaacggttcagtaatCGAATATTTTACTGGTTTTCAGCATAAATATCatgtttttactgattttcagtaaaagaATTTACTGAATACATTTCAGTAATGAAATTTtgactgaaaatcagtaaaatcagTGTCAAATTTGGAATGTCACTGAATATCAGTAAAgaaaattactgaaaatgcagcaatctATTCCCTCAGATCTGTCAATTTAAGGAACATAAATACCAGGTAGCCCCATAGACTGAATGAAGCGGACCTGTTTAACAGAAGGGATTTATAAATGCATTCATACCATTCGACGCGTTgggaaaaataaaggaaaaagtgatgtttctaaattaatttattttccttcatcATCACAAAGTAAGAGagcaataaaagaaaatgattCGGCTATtgttaacaacgatatttcatcacatttttatttgtttgtaatcaaatgtcaaatcgaATTAAATTAGCTGACCTGTTTTGCTCGCAGCCTTCGTCTGTCAATCAGATGTCAAACCATTACTCATAATCCACTTGGGCTCGATGCGTGAAAAGTGCAAAACGTTTGGAAAATCAGAATAAATACACAATAAAAAGGTAGAAattatggaagttgagttacAGCAAGTGATAACCTCCctccaaacaaacgaaaatctTTATTTGGAAGAGCTTTTCCGTAAGTATAAGTGATTTTAACCAgaatgtttgattgtttcagAAGAGAAATGGCAGATGTGTTGCAGTGTTTCTGTTGCAAGCAACTGGTTGAGGGATATGTTGATGGCTTACGACGGCATCTAAACATTCATTTTGTGAAAAAGGAGTTCGAAAAGAATCTCGTCCACTACACTTGTATGAAAAGAGGTTACTGTACGAGCTACCGGACTTTTGGCAACTTAAAGCTCCatataacaacaaaacacccgTTGTCACTATTTCAAACTGAAAACAATGTCATGTTGGATCCAGTCTCAAGCCATAAACTGACGGATGATACTCTCCAGCCATCTGAAAATTATAAAACCCCACCAGAAAATTCAGATAACCAttcaaataaccaagaaaagcTTACCTATAACCTGGAATCCATAAGAGaatttgctgctgtttgtatTTGTCAACTAAAAGCTGATGTTTCGAAGTGATGAACTTCGGCGAGTTACTTGTTGGTCAAATAAATGAATATGTTCGTCAAAAAGTGTCTGCATTCCTTGAAAAAATTGTATCGCATATTCCGCCAGAAAAATCTGTCGCATTACAAAACAGCATATGGTTAgataacattttcaaacacgtCAAAACATCTTCCAAGCAAGAATCGTTTCTAAATTCGCTTATAGGTGCAATTATGAAGCCCCGATCTATTATGCTTAATagaaaagaagtaaaacgATTCATCGATGGAaaggaaaagtgtaaaaaGGTAATATTGAATCAGTTTCTCATATGATCACTACACTTAACCGAAACGAAAATTGCTTGTTTTGCAGGCGTATGATACTTTTCAATGTAAACCAATAGAAGAATCATTAAAAATGATTCTAAAAAACCCAGATAATAGATTGACTTTAACAGAAAAAGAATCATTTAACGAACGGTCAGGAATGTACCAATCATTCATTGATGGCAAACAGTACAAAAATAGTGACTACTTCAAAGCACACCCAAATGCTCTCAGAATTATAATTTACGAAGATGATGTAGAACCATGTAACGCATTGAGCTCAAGAGcgggaaacaacaaaatatcagCCATGtacttttaaattcaaaatctACCACGAAGGTTCAATGCATCAACAAAATCTGTATTTTCACTTATTTATGCAAAATCCATAGACACCAAAAACATGGCTATAACAAAATCCTTTTGCCCCTCGCCTTTTGCCTTTGAAGACCTCAAGAAATTGAAAAAGGCGTTACAATTTatataaacaatcaaaacattacTATTCGTGGGGCTGTTATCGTCGTGGCTGGAGATACGTAAGCCATATACGAATCATTTGGATTGGTAGGACCGTCTGCAAGATTATTTTGTCGCAAGTGCACGATTACTCGTAATAATTTCCTAAATGATCCTTTTGATTGTCAATTTCATTTATGTGACCGTGCATGGTATGAAAACAATCTCGAACAAGtgcagaagaagaatattttatcaaaagATAGTGGCCTGTAAACTACTGGTTGTATCTTGAATGATCTTCAGCACTACCATTTGACAAACAACCACTGCTTTGATGTTATGCATGATTTGGTTGAGGGTGTGATTCCAGTCACTCTGCAACTAGTTTTGGCACATTACTACAGAGATAAACATCTTGGTTTTTGTGTTGATTTCATAAATCATCGATTAAAATCGTTCAATTATGGATACCATGACAGCAAAAACAAGCCATCAGCAAATATTACTGCTCCTATGCTGCTAGTACCGTCACAAACACCGTATGAGACAAACAGCTTCGCAGTATCTTCTTTTATTACGAGCATTTCCTTTTCTCTTCATGCACAAAATGCCCCGTGGGTGTGAATATTTGGATCTCATAAGCGTGCTGATCAACGTTATTTGGATATCTTTTTCAACGACAGTTTCAGATTACCATTTAGCGGCATTGGAAATGAAcatcaaaatatttcacactatgttcattaaattattcaattgTCATCCAAATAAACTGCATCACATATATCATTATCAGGAATGCATTAAAGAAATAGGTCCTATGGAACAGAATGACTGTCGggtttttgaacaaaaaaaaaaacaaatatattaaaaaccCAAATGAATGCGTCACGAAACTACAAAAACGTGTGCTGCAGTTTGGCGAAAAGACAAATATTTGCACAAGCACTTACTATCGCAGAGAAACCTTTTAAAGACAATAACAATTATCGATCAGGTAGAATAAAAATGGTTAAGGATACATTAAGTGCTCAACTATTAAATCATCAACTGGAAGATACATGTTTTTGTTCAAAGGAAATTATCTATAACGGAATCCGGTTTCGCCAGATATGTGTCGTATCAATTAGAACAATAGTACGTAATGGAATTCCCCGTAATGGGGAAATCAAGGAGATAATGTTGATAAACGAGACAGTAAAATTATTGATTGCATCATTGGAAACAATTGAATTCAATGACATACTTCAAGCATACTTGGTCGAGAATGAAAATGATCAATTTTTGGTCGAATTATCAGATATACATTGTCACACAACCTACTATTTCTGGAAAATATATAATGATAATGCCAAGTATATTTCTCGCAAAATGTACAATgatgttttttaaattaataaaaatagatGCCAAAGGTATTTTAGACATGGAGACATTTATGATGTTAGATGAAACAGATTTCAATCGGCTGAAGCTAAATACtggacagagaaaaaaaaatcaaaaacaacaacgagaAAGTCAAGCCcagaaaacaaatttatcaTCAGCTGATCTGGAAATATATGAAGAATATACATGCAATCAGTATGAGGAagcagcatcaccatcacTGGAAAAGGTAATATTTGTACACAATTATGCATTATTCGtttataatattatttaatttttcttctaGGATTGCGACATTGACTTGGTATTAAAACAAACTCCTGAAGGGCTAGAAATAATCGAAACACTTAAAGAAAATCATGCAACGGTGATTGCACTGACTAGAAGGATAACAAAAGTACTCAGCGATTACCTCATCAAACGTTATGGATAGTAACCCCGGTACCAAAATCCATGCGACTTTTCTctaacggattgattaaaTGGCGCCCGATTAGACGATCCGATAGAAGCACTTTTCAGGCTTAACGGATAGTTTGAATGACGCGACATAGTCGTGTTGCAGCAACGTGTGATATGTATCATGCGATGTCTTTTCACCGTGCATGCGTCTGTATTTGTGAATTCATGCGGTGGTTGCGATGAGAACGAAAATTCGCTCACTCACACAACCACAACCCCCGACCCGTACACGGAACGTACGCGAGCtgtcagtttgtaatgcaaacaAAGTGTTGAAGTGGATCTAGTAGTTGATGTGTTTCTAAATTCAAACAACAGAAATATATTAGATACGGTAAGAGTAACAATGTCCgctttgtttagtttgttctCAACAATTTGGCTGATATGTTTTTGCGTTGGATATAGATTCCGAAAATGAACCAAAACAACGTGCCGCAGTCGGTAGTAGTAAGAAGTTTCATGCATCTGGAAAAAGATCCCGCAGTATTTTGGAGAAGGAAGATGAAGAACCtggaactaaaaaaaaaggtaagatTGCATTGCATTGTTTACATGTGCGATTgttaaatgtatgcaattattTTCAGCGTGCAATATAGTCCAACCGAAGTCAAGCCGACAAATTGCAGATTTTAAAACCGTCATCAAACCGTTAAAGACAAAAACGGAAACCATTGGTAAGACAATATTTGTAGGAGTGATTTCATCAATTCACGTGTAGCATTTTCAGTGAAAGCAATAGCAGTTTCCGATAACAGCAAAACGAAGGATACGATCCAAGCAGCAAGCACCTCGTCATCGTCATATccgaaaacggaaaacaaaaaaaaggcacccaCTAATGAAAATGGTAAGGAACAAGGAAATAAATCTGAGGAAATTGTTGGCGGAGGACCGAAATGCAACGAATAGTTGTTATCGGCACCGTATATAGAACAAACTATGACGAACATGATTGTAACCCGACAACAATGATTAGGGTCGACACCAACTCGATACATCCACGGGTCAGATTTGATTCCAACTCAATATAAGCGAACCCGCTGCACTTCACgggttggaatcgattccgtttGGATCACATCCACGGATTGTGAAATGAAACGTATGACTCACCACTAGCATATAATCATTGCAAACATGTTCGTCACTCAccatcaaaattttaacacACTAATATCAAACAAATTTCCAGTTTTATTAGCTCCCCCAACCGCAGACGTGCAAGCAATAATGTCGTACTTAACGAAGTGTCCCTGGCGATCATCAATGAACCctaaacaagaacaagaaactCCAGTTTgttcaacacacaaacaaaatcaactaGAACCACAACAAGAAaatgagcaacaacaacaacagaaagagaaacaacaacaacaacagaaagagaaacgacaacaacaacagaaagaggcacaacaacaacaagatcTCCAAAAAAATAGCCATGAACAATTTCAAACAGTATTGGTAGAAACACAATTTGAAGAACAATACCAACGAGATCCATCAACAAATGTTTCCACATCAAATGGTATGAAGTGCCTTAACAATCTTGAAAATATcccatttttaaatattaatctaTTTGCAGTCTCCATGACAGGGTCACATCTTCAGTATTTGCCACGTTCTAGATGCAATTCATTAGATGGTGAGTGTGatgataataaaattaaatgtacTTGAATaagtttattaatttgctttgTTACAGATTATCTTCACAACCATTCATTCGATGAAACCCTATCCATACCGATATCGACACCCGCACCAAATGACAATAGTAAGGCAATACCTACAACAACCTCAACTACGACTGCAACTACATCAGCCAagcagaaaagcaaaaaaaaaatttcatcaTTAGAGCGCAAATTGGACCTTTTAAATACCAAATTAGATTACATAATAGATGTATTACACGAAAAATCAGGACATAGTGAGCCAGTGAGTGAATTTGATTTCGAAGCAATACAGGACCAAAAACAATTAGAGGATTTTGAAAGCCAGCTAGGAGAATCAAAtggtatttttaaacaaaaaattttAACGGAACTGCGAAGTTCATTAAAGTTAGGGAACTCTAAATACCAAATACACCAAGCATTGGACTTACTATTTTCCCGGCAATTTTTAGCTAAAATGACTTGGTCCGGACGCAGTAAAACAGAGCAAAAGATTCCTTTCTCGTCCTAcactaacataaaaaaaatattcttggAAATTGCGGAGACAAAATTTGTGAAACCGGCGGAaagatttgtttttgattATATAGGACAGAAATTACGACATGCCAGCTCTAGACTTAATTTGTCCGGAGCTCGTGCTTCTACTTCTCATAATTTTAAGCCTAAACACTAAATAAGGTAATGCTAGAGAAAAAAGAATTAATAACAAAGCATGTTCCTTTATATATTACATTATATTATGTTAATTATGTTCGATATGCT is part of the Anopheles gambiae chromosome X, idAnoGambNW_F1_1, whole genome shotgun sequence genome and harbors:
- the LOC133392187 gene encoding probable E3 ubiquitin-protein ligase bre1, coding for MFVTHHQNFNTLISNKFPVLLAPPTADVQAIMSYLTKCPWRSSMNPKQEQETPVCSTHKQNQLEPQQENEQQQQQKEKQQQQQKEKRQQQQKEAQQQQDLQKNSHEQFQTVLVETQFEEQYQRDPSTNVSTSNVSMTGSHLQYLPRSRCNSLDDYLHNHSFDETLSIPISTPAPNDNSKAIPTTTSTTTATTSAKQKSKKKISSLERKLDLLNTKLDYIIDVLHEKSGHSEPVSEFDFEAIQDQKQLEDFESQLGESNGIFKQKILTELRSSLKLGNSKYQIHQALDLLFSRQFLAKMTWSGRSKTEQKIPFSSYTNIKKIFLEIAETKFVKPAERFVFDYIGQKLRHASSRLNLSGARASTSHNFKPKH